CCGATCCACTGGCTGGGACTCATTCCGTAATGAGCTCTGGACAAGACAACTCCGGCAGGGCATCGCCGGAGGTTTTCCAAATTTATTCATAAAGTAGGTTTTCGTCTCCTTGAGAGCAAAAGGCAGGCCTCAGCGACGAGGAACAGCCACCGCGCTATAGTTTCGATAAGTTGCATTTGCCCGGGCGACCGGTTCACCGTTCGCCGTGATAAGAGCCTGGGTAAAAATCAGCGATTTGGTTTCTTTAATAAGAATCACGTTTGCCTCAACCCAAGCACCAAGCGGCGCAGGAGCGATGTAGTCGACGGATAGGCTGATTGTTGGCGTATGACGTTCCGTGGTTATTAATCCCGAACGCATGATGGCTGCGATCTGCATGTCGGCAAAGGTTGCCATCGCGCCACCATGACAATTTCCGGTAGCATTGGTGTGGTACTCCATGACACGGAATCCAAGCGTCGTCGTCTTTCGATTCAGATAAACTGTGCCAAAAGCCGAATCGAAGCCATTCGTTCGAAAAATCGGCTCAAAATCGTCTGGTGCGATATCTTCCACCGATGATCCTTGGTTTAGTCGAGCGGCGCCCCGCGGCTCTCAAAGGGATTCGTTCGGCCCAAAAACGAATTGAGCGACCTTAGTCGCGAGAGCCACCGCACTCATTGCCACCTCCCCTTCGCCGGCGACAACTTCGATAACTTGCAGGAATACAAGCGTGCAACTTGAAACAAGTGGGTTTCACAGCCTTGCTCACGCGTCAAAAAGGTACGTTCTGTAGTTTGTGCTTTGTGGCAGTTGCCAGGAAGCACGGCCTAGGATCGCCAACAATGATTTGGTCTCGGTGCCAACACAAATACTCATTCCCGATGACCTTAGAGGATTTAGGTATCATGAACGCGGCACGACTCGTTAGCCGCGGCTTAGCTGATCTCGCCGTTTTGGCCTATTTCCGCTTCACGCCAAAAACGTCATTCCATAACCCCTTCATTACGCCAGTTGTTGCGCCAAAGGCGGTCACTCCGGCAAAGCGGCGTTGATGACGCCGGCGCTGTCCTGCGCGACTTCGGCAGACGCCAAGATCTGTTCGGCAATGTCAAGTCAGGCAAGCCCGAAGTGGCGAAGATCAGCGACGGGTCGCTGAAAGGCTATGCCGCGAACGGCATCAGGCGCTTCTCTCGGCATTCCTTTCGCGGCGCCGCCGGTCGGCGAACTGCGCTGGAAGCGCCCGCTCCGCCTGCCGAGTGGACAGGCGAGCGTGACGCCCGTGCCTTCGCCCCGCTTGCGTGCAGACAAACACCTCTTCGGTGTCATGGCTGTCCGCAGCACCACGGAAGACAGTCTTTATCTGAATGTCTTCGCGCCGGCGTCGGGCCGCAGCAAGCTACGCCCGGTGATTGTGTGGCTCCATGGCGGCGGCCTGCTCAACGGCCGTACCAACGACTATGACCCGCGCAAGCTGGTCAAAGACGGTGACCTCGTCGTGGAGTCCACGACCTACCGCATGAACGTGTTCGGTTATATGGCGCATCCGTCGCTCGACAAGGAAGGCCATCCGTTCGGCAATTACGGCACGCTCGACCAGCAGGCTGCGCTGAAATGGGTGCAACAGAACATCAAGACGTTCGGCGGTGACCCTAACAATGTGACGGTATTCGGCGAAAGCGCCGGTGGCATA
This portion of the Bradyrhizobium sp. AZCC 2262 genome encodes:
- a CDS encoding PaaI family thioesterase; protein product: MEDIAPDDFEPIFRTNGFDSAFGTVYLNRKTTTLGFRVMEYHTNATGNCHGGAMATFADMQIAAIMRSGLITTERHTPTISLSVDYIAPAPLGAWVEANVILIKETKSLIFTQALITANGEPVARANATYRNYSAVAVPRR
- a CDS encoding carboxylesterase family protein, which encodes MPRTASGASLGIPFAAPPVGELRWKRPLRLPSGQASVTPVPSPRLRADKHLFGVMAVRSTTEDSLYLNVFAPASGRSKLRPVIVWLHGGGLLNGRTNDYDPRKLVKDGDLVVESTTYRMNVFGYMAHPSLDKEGHPFGNYGTLDQQAALKWVQQNIKTFGGDPNNVTVFGESAGGIAIMFNLVSPGAAGLFQKVILESGVSAPAQTPLEMAEKTGLDFASTMGCEDRPRYACAPSPWTRSSPRRAASSTVRCARCTAQSCRRRCRP